From one Esox lucius isolate fEsoLuc1 chromosome 11, fEsoLuc1.pri, whole genome shotgun sequence genomic stretch:
- the LOC105009036 gene encoding membrane-spanning 4-domains subfamily A member 4A-like encodes MSNSVRNAWVVTHVQPTGNDVGVVDVSSPPWSLGQTVSLKLGRFREGHPKALGTVQIMIGVMILLIGILMASSIRQDNIGVYSGIFVWGSLIYVIAGSLTVAADNQLNKCRVKGSLGMNVVAAITSFMGIILFSLDTAGILQYYCVYFDCHMYWNSSQELSAVLVILSLLEFIVSICVSSFACKAVCQCCQCCHTPTVSAV; translated from the exons ATGTCCAACTCTGTAAGAAATGCATGGGTCGTCACCCATGTGCAACCCACTGGGAATGATGTGGGGGTTGTGGATGTCTCTTCCCCCCCATGGTCCCTGGGACAGACGGTCTCCTTAAAGCTGGGACGCTTCCGGGAGGGCCATCCAAAAGCACTGGGG ACAGTACAGATCATGATTGGTGTAATGATCCTGTTGATTGGAATCTTGATGGCTTCGTCAATACGCCAAGACAATATTGGAGTATATAGTGGAATATTTGTATGGGGATCTCTCATT TATGTCATTGCTGGCTCTCTCACGGTTGCTGCTGACAACCAACTGAACAAATGTCGG GTGAAAGGCTCCCTgggaatgaatgttgttgccgcAATTACATCTTTCATGGGcatcattctgttttctttagaCACTGCTGGCATTCTGCAGTACTACTGTGTCTATTTCGACTGTCACATGTATTGG AACAGTTCCCAGGAACTTTCGGCagttttggttattttgtcactgCTGGAGTTTATAGTGTCCATCTGTGTTTCGTCATTTGCCTGCAAAGCAGTCTGCCAGTGTTGTCAGTGCTGCCACACCCCTACAGTGAGTGCAGTATaa
- the LOC105031163 gene encoding membrane-spanning 4-domains subfamily A member 4A codes for MSNSITTSTNGVVVITHIQTTEKGMDVSGVSAPPKSLGRTVSTMLESFRMGQPKALGTIQIMIGLVMLLLGIVMASSPMPDNVGVVSGIFVWGSLIFILAGSLTVAADNHLNQCQVKGSLGMNVIAVIIALTCIILYSADTAGIMLYNSCSDSSNNNPLYQGPYNNPSHPSTPQNTPSHPGNNPSQSGDSHEDQSDDGGHRSMNPLSSSSNCQLYWIRSRGISGVLVILSLLEFIVSICASSFACKAVCQCCCCHTPEKVIIARDPISVPDDAKVTPSNAPYLPDYETVKHTKDLEGDSMNIASHQYDQPPKYTSITR; via the exons ATGTCCAACTCTATAACAACCTCCACTAACGGGGTGGTTGTCATCACCCACATACAAACCACGGAGAAGGGGATGGATGTCTCTGGGGTGTCTGCTCCACCCAAGTCTCTGGGACGGACGGTCTCCACAATGTTGGAAAGTTTCCGGATGGGGCAGCCAAAAGCACTGGGG ACCATACAGATCATGATTGGTTTGGTTATGCTGTTGTTGGGAATCGTGATGGCTTCATCACCAATGCCGGACAATGTTGGAGTAGTTAGTGGAATATTCGTCTGGGGATCTCTCATT tttatCCTTGCTGGTTCTCTCACTGTTGCTGCTGACAACCACCTGAACCAATGTCAG GTGAAAGGCTCCCTGGGAATGAATGTTATCGCTGTGATCATTGCTCTCACATGTATCATTCTGTATTCTGCCGACACTGCTGGGATCATGCTGTATAACTCCTGTTCAGACTCCTCAAACAATAACCCGTTATATCAAGGCCCATACAATAACCCATCACATCCAAGCACTCCACAAAACACACCATCACATCCAGGCAACAATCCATCACAGTCGGGTGATTCCCACGAAGACCAATCAGACGATGGCGGTCATCGGTCAATGAATCCACTGTCTTCATCCTCAAACTGTCAACTGTATTGG ATCAGATCCCGTGGAATTTctggtgttttggttattttgtcgTTGCTGGAGTTTATAGTGTCCATTTGTGCTTCATCCTTCGCCTGCAAAGCCGTCTGCCAGTGTTGTTGTTGCCACACCCCTGAG AAAGTGATCATCGCTAGAGATCCGATATCAGTGCCTGATGATGCCAAGGTGACACCAAGCAACGCACCATACCTTCCCGACTATGAG ACTGTGAAACACACAAAGGATCTTGAGGGAGACAGTATGAATATAGCGTCTCATCAGTATGACCAGCCCCCAAAATACACGTCTATCACCCGCTGA